The stretch of DNA GACTGGATCGGCCAGGGCATGCGCCAGTTGATGCCGGGGCCGGCGGAGTACTTGAATTTACCGAACTGCAGGATCACCGCGGTCTGGCCTTCCTGCACCATGAAGAAGCCGCTGGCCAGCCAGATGCCGACCACCGCGGCCACGATCACGCCGGCGCCGACGCCCGAGCCCTTGCCCGAGGTGCGCGGGCCGCCGAAGCCCTGGTTGCCGTTGCCGCCGTTGTCCTTGCGGCCGAGCAGGCCGTTCAGGCGGCGGTTGAAGTCGCGCCACAGTTCGTCCAGGTCCGGCGGGCCGCCATCTTGCTGCGGACGCTGGTTTTGCTGGCGGTTGTCGTCGCGGCCGTCCTTCTTGTCATCGTCCTGCCCGTCCCGACCCCAGCGCGGATCGTTCAGCGAGAAGATGGCGCGCAGGCGCTGCCAGCCCGCGCGCAGCGCGAGGCGGCCGCCTGGTGTCAGGCTCGAATCAGCATTCCGGGGAAACTGGGGCATGAAGTGCACGGGTCCGGGGAAGTTTGTAACAGGGGGATTCTAGCAGTCATCGGCGCCACTTTTGGCCAATTCGCGCAATCCCCGCGGCAACCGCACCGGAATTGGGCAGAACCGGCGCCGAACCAGCACCAAAGCGGCCTGGTGCGGCGGCTGGCCACCAGGGCCCTACAGCCGGCGCGAGTCCGCCGCATCGGCATCGTCGCCCTCGTCCGCCACGCCGCCGTCAACGCCATCGTGGTCGCCATCGCCGGCGTCATCGGACTGCGCCACCTCGTCCAGGCGCGGATCATAGGGTTGCGGCTCGGGCGGGCGGCTGGCCAGCCATTGCGCCACCTCGACCACGGCCTCGCGCAGCGCGTCCAGGCCCAGGCCCTCGCGCGCGCTCAGGAACACGCGGGTGGGGATGCCGTCCGCGTCGCGCTCGATACGCGGGCCGTCGCCCAGCAGTTCGGGCGCGGCGTCGATCTTGTTCATCACCACGATCTGCGGGATGTCGAGCGCATTGATTTCGGCCAGCACCCGGTTGACCTGCTCGATCTGCTCGTGGCGCACCGGGCTCGAGGCGTCCACCACATGCAGCAGCAGGTCGGCATGCACGGTCTCGTCCAGCGTGGCACGGAACGCCGCCACCAGCTGCGTCGGCAGGTCGCGGATAAAGCCGACCGTGTCCGACAGCACCACGTTGCCCAGGCCATCCAGGAACAGCCGGCGCGAAGTGGTGTCGAGCGTGGCGAAGAGCTGGTTGGCCGCATACGCGCCGGCCTTGGTCAGCGCGTTGAACAGCGTCGACTTGCCGGCGTTGGTATAGCCCACCAGCGAGATGCTGAGGGTGTCGTTGCGCGCGCGCGCGCGCCGCTGGGTGCTGTGCTGGCGCTGCAGCCGCGACAGATCGGACTTGAGCCGCTTGGCGCGCTCGTCCAGCATGCGGCGGTCCAGTTCCAGCTGGCGCTCGCCGGGGCCGCCGCGCATGCCGATACCGCCCTTCTGCCGCTCCAGGTGGCTCCACGCGCGGACCAGCCGCGACGCGCGGTACTGCACCTGCGCCAGCTCCACCTGCACCTTGCCCACGTGGCTCTGCGCGCGCTGTCCGAAGATGTCGAGGATCAGGCCGGTGCGGTCGATCACGTGGCGTTGCAGGAAGCGCTCCAGGTTGCGCTGCTGCGCCGGGCTCAGCGCGTGGTTGAAGACCACCACGTCGGCGTCCAGCGCATCGGCGGCCTCCTTCAGCTCCTCGGCCTTGCCCGAGCCGATGAACAAGGCCGGGTCCGGCCGCGCGCGGCGGCCCGTCAGCGTATGCACTGGCAGCGAGCCGGCGGTAGTGGTCAGCAGCGCCAGTTCGCTGAGGCTTTCCTGGAAATCGTGCTTGCCGAAGTCGACGCCGACGAGGATGGCGCGCGAAGGGGCGGTATTGGAGGTGGCTCTGGGGTCCAAGGGCGGGCGCGAATGCGCAGGGAAATTCGGGTTCAGGGGAAGGGATGGCGGATCTCGGACACTGTCCTGGCCCCTGCCGGGACAGGCCGCCGCATGATGCGGAACGTGGCGGCGGGCGCATTGGCAAGCGCCGGGCCACGCGGCACCGGGTGCGTCGGCACGCCGGCGCCGGGCATCGTGGCGGCGCCGCCTGGCGCCGGTACGATGCCCTGGGGCAGATCGGTCAGATCAGGCCTCGGCGGAATCATCCACGCGGAAATTGACAGCGCGTGCAGGCACGACGGTGGAAATCGCATGCTTGTAGACCATCTGGGTCACGGTGTTGCGCAGCAGGACAACATACTGGTCGAACGATTCGATATTGCCTTGCAGCTTGATGCCATTGACGAGATAGATGGAAACCGGCACGTGCTCTTTGCGCAGCGCGTTCAGGAACGGGTCTTGTAGCAGTTGCCCTTTGTTGCTCATGGCACACTCCAAATTTATAGGTTTAGTGGTGAATGATGGGGATGGAAATCCCCGGTTCAAGTCAGGCGGCGCAAAAACGCGCCAGAAAAAAGATCAAAACGGTACCAAGTTGGCGTCAATGCACAGGGAACCCCCTGCTACCGTGAATTTAGCCGCAGTTCCAAACGAACGCAAACGAAAACTGGCCCGCCACGGATCCGATTCCGGACTCACTCCTTCGAGTCCGCGTACGGATTTTTGTTCGTGCGAAATTCGATGCGCAGGGGCGTGCCCTTGAGCTTGAAGGCCGCACGGAAACGGTTTTCCAGGTAGCGCCGGTAGGTCTCGGCCACGCCCGACA from Cupriavidus taiwanensis encodes:
- the hflX gene encoding GTPase HflX; amino-acid sequence: MDPRATSNTAPSRAILVGVDFGKHDFQESLSELALLTTTAGSLPVHTLTGRRARPDPALFIGSGKAEELKEAADALDADVVVFNHALSPAQQRNLERFLQRHVIDRTGLILDIFGQRAQSHVGKVQVELAQVQYRASRLVRAWSHLERQKGGIGMRGGPGERQLELDRRMLDERAKRLKSDLSRLQRQHSTQRRARARNDTLSISLVGYTNAGKSTLFNALTKAGAYAANQLFATLDTTSRRLFLDGLGNVVLSDTVGFIRDLPTQLVAAFRATLDETVHADLLLHVVDASSPVRHEQIEQVNRVLAEINALDIPQIVVMNKIDAAPELLGDGPRIERDADGIPTRVFLSAREGLGLDALREAVVEVAQWLASRPPEPQPYDPRLDEVAQSDDAGDGDHDGVDGGVADEGDDADAADSRRL
- the hfq gene encoding RNA chaperone Hfq, whose translation is MSNKGQLLQDPFLNALRKEHVPVSIYLVNGIKLQGNIESFDQYVVLLRNTVTQMVYKHAISTVVPARAVNFRVDDSAEA